The Phoenix dactylifera cultivar Barhee BC4 chromosome 15, palm_55x_up_171113_PBpolish2nd_filt_p, whole genome shotgun sequence genome contains a region encoding:
- the LOC103707879 gene encoding pentatricopeptide repeat-containing protein At4g33170 isoform X2: MCKHFGPESGKTGFAESSQLEKGLELFRLMNQRGLHPDQFSCVAVCGICTTLEDLETGRELHCQTIKLGVDSSAFVGNVILTMYSRCGSMEEVERVFRSITKKDVITCNTYIVACSHCGQPAKGLMVYREMEEMENAFGIRPDDFTLASALAACAELASIQYGHQIHARLIRTRIHLDVGVGNSVINMYAKCGCIAYAHHVFQRLLNRNLVSWNTMIVGLGNHGYGKNAVEIFEQMKTAGVQPDSVTFIGLLTACSHAGLVDQGLAYYNSMQEIHSISPKIEHLSCLVDMLGRAGRLEEAEVYVKVSSFVNDLVIWGSLLSSCRLHKDVIVGERVARKLLELQPSTSSPYVLLSNLYALDGRWDGVAEARRLLKGSGVKKEPGHSLIQIKGISEKFTAGDFSHARIEEIVETLDNLNLKAKRFHL; encoded by the exons ATGTGCAAGCATTTTGGCCCTGAATCAGGGAAAACAG GTTTTGCGGAGAGCTCGCAACTTGAAAAAGGTCTGGAGTTGTTCAGACTAATGAACCAACGAGGTCTGCATCCAGATCAGTTCTCTTGTGTGGCTGTGTGTGGAATTTGCACCACGTTGGAGGATTTGGAAACAGGACGAGAACTCCATTGCCAAACGATCAAGCTTGGGGTTGACAGTTCAGCATTTGTTGGCAATGTTATTTTGACCATGTACTCAAGATGCGGTTCAATGGAGGAGGTAGAAAGAGTCTTCCGATcaatcacaaagaaggatgtCATTACCTGTAATACATATATTGTTGCGTGTTCCCATTGTGGACAACCTGCCAAAGGTTTGATGGTTTATAGAGAGATGGAGGAGATGGAAAATGCCTTCGGGATCAGGCCTGATGACTTCACATTAGCCAGTGCTCTGGCTGCTTGTGCCGAGCTTGCTTCAATCCAGTATGGTCATCAGATCCATGCTCGTCTCATTAGAACTAGGATTCATTTAGATGTTGGAGTTGGCAATTCGGTCATCAACATGTATGCCAAGTGCGGTTGCATTGCATATGCTCATCATGTATTTCAACGCCTCCTCAACCGAAATCTGGTTTCTTGGAACACAATGATCGTTGGGCTTGGAAATCATGGCTATGGGAAGAATGCTGTGGAAATTTTTGAGCAGATGAAGACAGCAGGTGTGCAGCCGGACTCTGTCACATTCATTGGGCTTCTAACAGCTTGCAGCCATGCAGGATTAGTAGATCAAGGTTTAGCTTATTATAATTCCATGCAGGAAATTCATTCTATATCTCCCAAAATCGAGCACCTGTCCTGTTTAGTTGATATGCTGGGTCGAGCTGGGAGATTAGAAGAGGCTGAAGTATATGTTAAAGTGTCTTCTTTTGTGAATGATTTGGTCATTTGGGGTAGTTTGCTGTCTTCATGTCGGCTTCATAAAGATGTCATTGTTGGGGAAAGGGTAGCAAGAAAGCTGCTGGAGCTTCAACCTAGCACGAGTTCACCATATGTGCTCTTGTCAAATTTGTATGCTTTAGATGGGAGATGGGATGGAGTTGCAGAAGCGAGGAGGCTATTGAAGGGCAGCGGAGTGAAGAAAGAGCCGGGTCATAGCTTAATTCAAATAAAGGGCATTAGCGAAAAGTTTACAGCCGGAGATTTTTCACATGCTAGAATTGAAGAAATAGTAGAAACTTTGgataatttaaatttgaagGCAAAAAGGTTTCAtttatag
- the LOC103707879 gene encoding pentatricopeptide repeat-containing protein At3g53360, mitochondrial isoform X1: protein MVMILKRLGALLQQCSKTKASNHGAAVHAVIIKMGLGSDLVLSNHLINMYAKCNNFKAAHKVFDEMPNRNLVSWSAMIAGYDQSGNPLMALNLFARMQLLPNEYIYASVLSACASILALNQGKQVHAHSLKSGYDNVSFVFNSLMSMYMKCGCFDDAFIIFSSVSEPNSISYNAMITGFAESSQLEKGLELFRLMNQRGLHPDQFSCVAVCGICTTLEDLETGRELHCQTIKLGVDSSAFVGNVILTMYSRCGSMEEVERVFRSITKKDVITCNTYIVACSHCGQPAKGLMVYREMEEMENAFGIRPDDFTLASALAACAELASIQYGHQIHARLIRTRIHLDVGVGNSVINMYAKCGCIAYAHHVFQRLLNRNLVSWNTMIVGLGNHGYGKNAVEIFEQMKTAGVQPDSVTFIGLLTACSHAGLVDQGLAYYNSMQEIHSISPKIEHLSCLVDMLGRAGRLEEAEVYVKVSSFVNDLVIWGSLLSSCRLHKDVIVGERVARKLLELQPSTSSPYVLLSNLYALDGRWDGVAEARRLLKGSGVKKEPGHSLIQIKGISEKFTAGDFSHARIEEIVETLDNLNLKAKRFHL from the coding sequence ATGGTAATGATCCTGAAGAGGCTAGGTGCACTTCTGCAGCAGTGCTCCAAAACCAAGGCTTCCAACCATGGCGCCGCCGTTCATGCTGTTATCATCAAAATGGGTTTGGGATCTGACCTCGTTCTCTCCAACCATCTAATCAACATGTATGCTAAGTGCAACAATTTTAAAGCTGCACATAAAGTTTTTGATGAGATGCCCAACAGAAACCTTGTCTCATGGTCAGCTATGATTGCTGGCTACGATCAGTCTGGCAATCCTTTAATGGCTCTAAATCTCTTTGCTCGAATGCAACTCCTGCCCAATGAATACATCTATGCCAGTGTGCTCAGTGCATGTGCAAGCATTTTGGCCCTGAATCAGGGAAAACAGGTTCATGCCCACTCACTCAAGTCTGGATATGATAACGTTTCTTTCGTTTTCAACTCTCTTATGTCCATGTACATGAAATGTGGTTGCTTTGATGATGCCTTCATCATCTTTAGCAGTGTCTCAGAACCCAATTCCATATCTTATAATGCGATGATCACAGGTTTTGCGGAGAGCTCGCAACTTGAAAAAGGTCTGGAGTTGTTCAGACTAATGAACCAACGAGGTCTGCATCCAGATCAGTTCTCTTGTGTGGCTGTGTGTGGAATTTGCACCACGTTGGAGGATTTGGAAACAGGACGAGAACTCCATTGCCAAACGATCAAGCTTGGGGTTGACAGTTCAGCATTTGTTGGCAATGTTATTTTGACCATGTACTCAAGATGCGGTTCAATGGAGGAGGTAGAAAGAGTCTTCCGATcaatcacaaagaaggatgtCATTACCTGTAATACATATATTGTTGCGTGTTCCCATTGTGGACAACCTGCCAAAGGTTTGATGGTTTATAGAGAGATGGAGGAGATGGAAAATGCCTTCGGGATCAGGCCTGATGACTTCACATTAGCCAGTGCTCTGGCTGCTTGTGCCGAGCTTGCTTCAATCCAGTATGGTCATCAGATCCATGCTCGTCTCATTAGAACTAGGATTCATTTAGATGTTGGAGTTGGCAATTCGGTCATCAACATGTATGCCAAGTGCGGTTGCATTGCATATGCTCATCATGTATTTCAACGCCTCCTCAACCGAAATCTGGTTTCTTGGAACACAATGATCGTTGGGCTTGGAAATCATGGCTATGGGAAGAATGCTGTGGAAATTTTTGAGCAGATGAAGACAGCAGGTGTGCAGCCGGACTCTGTCACATTCATTGGGCTTCTAACAGCTTGCAGCCATGCAGGATTAGTAGATCAAGGTTTAGCTTATTATAATTCCATGCAGGAAATTCATTCTATATCTCCCAAAATCGAGCACCTGTCCTGTTTAGTTGATATGCTGGGTCGAGCTGGGAGATTAGAAGAGGCTGAAGTATATGTTAAAGTGTCTTCTTTTGTGAATGATTTGGTCATTTGGGGTAGTTTGCTGTCTTCATGTCGGCTTCATAAAGATGTCATTGTTGGGGAAAGGGTAGCAAGAAAGCTGCTGGAGCTTCAACCTAGCACGAGTTCACCATATGTGCTCTTGTCAAATTTGTATGCTTTAGATGGGAGATGGGATGGAGTTGCAGAAGCGAGGAGGCTATTGAAGGGCAGCGGAGTGAAGAAAGAGCCGGGTCATAGCTTAATTCAAATAAAGGGCATTAGCGAAAAGTTTACAGCCGGAGATTTTTCACATGCTAGAATTGAAGAAATAGTAGAAACTTTGgataatttaaatttgaagGCAAAAAGGTTTCAtttatag
- the LOC103707879 gene encoding pentatricopeptide repeat-containing protein At3g53360, mitochondrial isoform X3, which translates to MVMILKRLGALLQQCSKTKASNHGAAVHAVIIKMGLGSDLVLSNHLINMYAKCNNFKAAHKVFDEMPNRNLVSWSAMIAGYDQSGNPLMALNLFARMQLLPNEYIYASVLSACASILALNQGKQVHAHSLKSGYDNVSFVFNSLMSMYMKCGCFDDAFIIFSSVSEPNSISYNAMITGFAESSQLEKGLELFRLMNQRGLHPDQFSCVAVCGICTTLEDLETGRELHCQTIKLGVDSSAFVGNVILTMYSRCGSMEEVERVFRSITKKDVITCNTYIVACSHCGQPAKGLMVYREMEEMENAFGIRPDDFTLASALAACAELASIQYGHQIHARLIRTRIHLDVGVGNSVINMYAKCGCIAYAHHVFQRLLNRNLVSWNTMIVGLGNHGYGKNAVEIFEQMKTAGNSFYISQNRAPVLFS; encoded by the exons ATGGTAATGATCCTGAAGAGGCTAGGTGCACTTCTGCAGCAGTGCTCCAAAACCAAGGCTTCCAACCATGGCGCCGCCGTTCATGCTGTTATCATCAAAATGGGTTTGGGATCTGACCTCGTTCTCTCCAACCATCTAATCAACATGTATGCTAAGTGCAACAATTTTAAAGCTGCACATAAAGTTTTTGATGAGATGCCCAACAGAAACCTTGTCTCATGGTCAGCTATGATTGCTGGCTACGATCAGTCTGGCAATCCTTTAATGGCTCTAAATCTCTTTGCTCGAATGCAACTCCTGCCCAATGAATACATCTATGCCAGTGTGCTCAGTGCATGTGCAAGCATTTTGGCCCTGAATCAGGGAAAACAGGTTCATGCCCACTCACTCAAGTCTGGATATGATAACGTTTCTTTCGTTTTCAACTCTCTTATGTCCATGTACATGAAATGTGGTTGCTTTGATGATGCCTTCATCATCTTTAGCAGTGTCTCAGAACCCAATTCCATATCTTATAATGCGATGATCACAGGTTTTGCGGAGAGCTCGCAACTTGAAAAAGGTCTGGAGTTGTTCAGACTAATGAACCAACGAGGTCTGCATCCAGATCAGTTCTCTTGTGTGGCTGTGTGTGGAATTTGCACCACGTTGGAGGATTTGGAAACAGGACGAGAACTCCATTGCCAAACGATCAAGCTTGGGGTTGACAGTTCAGCATTTGTTGGCAATGTTATTTTGACCATGTACTCAAGATGCGGTTCAATGGAGGAGGTAGAAAGAGTCTTCCGATcaatcacaaagaaggatgtCATTACCTGTAATACATATATTGTTGCGTGTTCCCATTGTGGACAACCTGCCAAAGGTTTGATGGTTTATAGAGAGATGGAGGAGATGGAAAATGCCTTCGGGATCAGGCCTGATGACTTCACATTAGCCAGTGCTCTGGCTGCTTGTGCCGAGCTTGCTTCAATCCAGTATGGTCATCAGATCCATGCTCGTCTCATTAGAACTAGGATTCATTTAGATGTTGGAGTTGGCAATTCGGTCATCAACATGTATGCCAAGTGCGGTTGCATTGCATATGCTCATCATGTATTTCAACGCCTCCTCAACCGAAATCTGGTTTCTTGGAACACAATGATCGTTGGGCTTGGAAATCATGGCTATGGGAAGAATGCTGTGGAAATTTTTGAGCAGATGAAGACAGCAG GAAATTCATTCTATATCTCCCAAAATCGAGCACCTGTCCTGTTTAGTTGA
- the LOC103707879 gene encoding uncharacterized protein LOC103707879 isoform X5, with translation MDRRLSLSNIRLSIFDPLFSWMATKIQKYLNPILWLGLDCHSKYFRNLNFNSFVNKTWKTWSLTTKGNSQNRPPERKKKKERRKEKEEKRGGREEKEMEHKEASDDPKQNSLNVETEASIPLSQSYALQDEENPDISRKGEGADALAMFSKNKQASVSTIEKPEDKKTSKDGKIILDLMEAIRATERKQAEADAYIFAEEKRKLKGHRQCPMQWGVGLINNPTMTKADQIHVLDTTIKRLYELAKLAVGRTCAGI, from the exons ATGGACAGAAGGCTTTCACTGTCAAATATTAGACTTAGTATTTTTGACCCCCTGTTTTCTTGGATGGCTACCAAAATCCAGAAGTATTTAAATCCCATTTTATGGTTAGGCTTGGATTGTCATTCTAAATATTTCAGAAATTTGAACTTTAATTCTTTTGTGAACAAGACCTGGAAGACTTGGTCATTAACTACTAAAG GGAACTCACAAAATAGACCccctgaaagaaagaaaaagaaagagaggaggaaagaaaaagaagaaaagaggggaggaagggaagaaaaagaaatggagCACAAGGAGGCTTCAGACGACCCTAAACAG AATTCATTAAATGTGGAAACAGAGGCCTCGATACCACTCTCCCAATCATATGCTCTACAAGATGAAGAGAACCCTGATATTTCCAGAAAAGGGGAGGGTGCCGATGCCTTAGCAATGTTTTCCAAGAATAAACAG GCTTCAGTATCTACAATTGAAAAACCAGAGGACAAGAAAACTTCTAAAGATGGAAAAATAATACTTGATTTAATGGAAGCTATTCGTGCTACTGAAAGAAAGCAAGCTGAAGCAGACGCTTATATCTTTGCTGAGGAGAAAAGGAAGCTAAAG GGTCATAGGCAATGTCCTATGCAATGGGGGGTCGGCCTGATCAATAACCCAACCATGACAAAGGCAGATCAAATCCATGTCCTTGATACAACCATCAAGAGACTTTACGAGCTTGCTAAGCTGGCAGTTGGGAGAACTTGtgcag GGATATGA
- the LOC103707879 gene encoding uncharacterized protein LOC103707879 isoform X6, producing the protein MDRRLSLSNIRLSIFDPLFSWMATKIQKYLNPILWLGLDCHSKYFRNLNFNSFVNKTWKTWSLTTKGNSQNRPPERKKKKERRKEKEEKRGGREEKEMEHKEASDDPKQNSLNVETEASIPLSQSYALQDEENPDISRKGEGADALAMFSKNKQASVSTIEKPEDKKTSKDGKIILDLMEAIRATERKQAEADAYIFAEEKRKLKMKEDQSGCGLESDITEVKNFLVEE; encoded by the exons ATGGACAGAAGGCTTTCACTGTCAAATATTAGACTTAGTATTTTTGACCCCCTGTTTTCTTGGATGGCTACCAAAATCCAGAAGTATTTAAATCCCATTTTATGGTTAGGCTTGGATTGTCATTCTAAATATTTCAGAAATTTGAACTTTAATTCTTTTGTGAACAAGACCTGGAAGACTTGGTCATTAACTACTAAAG GGAACTCACAAAATAGACCccctgaaagaaagaaaaagaaagagaggaggaaagaaaaagaagaaaagaggggaggaagggaagaaaaagaaatggagCACAAGGAGGCTTCAGACGACCCTAAACAG AATTCATTAAATGTGGAAACAGAGGCCTCGATACCACTCTCCCAATCATATGCTCTACAAGATGAAGAGAACCCTGATATTTCCAGAAAAGGGGAGGGTGCCGATGCCTTAGCAATGTTTTCCAAGAATAAACAG GCTTCAGTATCTACAATTGAAAAACCAGAGGACAAGAAAACTTCTAAAGATGGAAAAATAATACTTGATTTAATGGAAGCTATTCGTGCTACTGAAAGAAAGCAAGCTGAAGCAGACGCTTATATCTTTGCTGAGGAGAAAAGGAAGCTAAAG ATGAAAGAAGATCAATCTGGCTGCGGCCTCGAGTCTGACATCACTGAAGTCAAGAACTTTTTGGTAGAGGAATAA
- the LOC103707879 gene encoding uncharacterized protein LOC103707879 isoform X4, translating into MDRRLSLSNIRLSIFDPLFSWMATKIQKYLNPILWLGLDCHSKYFRNLNFNSFVNKTWKTWSLTTKGNSQNRPPERKKKKERRKEKEEKRGGREEKEMEHKEASDDPKQNSLNVETEASIPLSQSYALQDEENPDISRKGEGADALAMFSKNKQASVSTIEKPEDKKTSKDGKIILDLMEAIRATERKQAEADAYIFAEEKRKLKGHRQCPMQWGVGLINNPTMTKADQIHVLDTTIKRLYELAKLAVGRTCAGMCLVSH; encoded by the exons ATGGACAGAAGGCTTTCACTGTCAAATATTAGACTTAGTATTTTTGACCCCCTGTTTTCTTGGATGGCTACCAAAATCCAGAAGTATTTAAATCCCATTTTATGGTTAGGCTTGGATTGTCATTCTAAATATTTCAGAAATTTGAACTTTAATTCTTTTGTGAACAAGACCTGGAAGACTTGGTCATTAACTACTAAAG GGAACTCACAAAATAGACCccctgaaagaaagaaaaagaaagagaggaggaaagaaaaagaagaaaagaggggaggaagggaagaaaaagaaatggagCACAAGGAGGCTTCAGACGACCCTAAACAG AATTCATTAAATGTGGAAACAGAGGCCTCGATACCACTCTCCCAATCATATGCTCTACAAGATGAAGAGAACCCTGATATTTCCAGAAAAGGGGAGGGTGCCGATGCCTTAGCAATGTTTTCCAAGAATAAACAG GCTTCAGTATCTACAATTGAAAAACCAGAGGACAAGAAAACTTCTAAAGATGGAAAAATAATACTTGATTTAATGGAAGCTATTCGTGCTACTGAAAGAAAGCAAGCTGAAGCAGACGCTTATATCTTTGCTGAGGAGAAAAGGAAGCTAAAG GGTCATAGGCAATGTCCTATGCAATGGGGGGTCGGCCTGATCAATAACCCAACCATGACAAAGGCAGATCAAATCCATGTCCTTGATACAACCATCAAGAGACTTTACGAGCTTGCTAAGCTGGCAGTTGGGAGAACTTGtgcaggcatgtgtttagtctcacattag
- the LOC103707879 gene encoding uncharacterized protein LOC103707879 isoform X7: MDRRLSLSNIRLSIFDPLFSWMATKIQKYLNPILWLGLDCHSKYFRNLNFNSFVNKTWKTWSLTTKGNSQNRPPERKKKKERRKEKEEKRGGREEKEMEHKEASDDPKQNSLNVETEASIPLSQSYALQDEENPDISRKGEGADALAMFSKNKQASVSTIEKPEDKKTSKDGKIILDLMEAIRATERKQAEADAYIFAEEKRKLKGYDFSTALRHLI; this comes from the exons ATGGACAGAAGGCTTTCACTGTCAAATATTAGACTTAGTATTTTTGACCCCCTGTTTTCTTGGATGGCTACCAAAATCCAGAAGTATTTAAATCCCATTTTATGGTTAGGCTTGGATTGTCATTCTAAATATTTCAGAAATTTGAACTTTAATTCTTTTGTGAACAAGACCTGGAAGACTTGGTCATTAACTACTAAAG GGAACTCACAAAATAGACCccctgaaagaaagaaaaagaaagagaggaggaaagaaaaagaagaaaagaggggaggaagggaagaaaaagaaatggagCACAAGGAGGCTTCAGACGACCCTAAACAG AATTCATTAAATGTGGAAACAGAGGCCTCGATACCACTCTCCCAATCATATGCTCTACAAGATGAAGAGAACCCTGATATTTCCAGAAAAGGGGAGGGTGCCGATGCCTTAGCAATGTTTTCCAAGAATAAACAG GCTTCAGTATCTACAATTGAAAAACCAGAGGACAAGAAAACTTCTAAAGATGGAAAAATAATACTTGATTTAATGGAAGCTATTCGTGCTACTGAAAGAAAGCAAGCTGAAGCAGACGCTTATATCTTTGCTGAGGAGAAAAGGAAGCTAAAG GGATATGATTTTTCAACTGCGCTTAGGCACCTGATTTAG